The segment ATAGCTTTAATCAAAAGAGCAGCTTTAACGAGACTGGAAATATtatttaacaataataaatgacGTTAAGGCGGGTATATGACAACCGGCACTTTCAATACAAGGTGAGAAATACTATATTTTACTATATTATTGAGCGCTGTGCCAATAGAAATGACaatgttttattcaaatatatataCTGCTGAGACAAAAGTGGATCAGAAAAATATGTTATCAGGTTATGGTATcctatattataaatatttggTGTCCAAATTTgattattgtaaataataaaataatataataaaataataataataataataataataataataataataataataataatagtgaatCTTGACATGTGAAGAGGAAAGCTTGGGTTTTGTGGTTTTCCTTGACTTTATCAGGTTCTTCGGACCCAGCCCCATTGTCGCCAATCGGCTTCCCTCTTGGAGAGAGTGGACCAATCAGCGACAGTCTTTGATGAATATTCATGAGTCCGAGATTCAAACCTTTGAGCGAGTTTGTCTTGGTCCACAGCATCATACCTAGGACTTTTCACGGGCACAAACTACATTTTCTTATGaatggaaagagaaaaaatcTGTTCGGCTTAAATTGGGACCCATCCTTCACTGAGATCATagaaggaaaacaacaaaagcaagacGACGGGAAACGCGAGAAGAGATGACAATGACTACAATTCCAGAAAGTCTTAATAGCCCTGCCTCAGGAAAGACCGTTTTCATGGAGTTTGGACCCACGAGTCAACAAATGTCACCTTCCTCCATGTCTCACGGACACTATCCCATGCACTGTTTACATTCTGCAGGTCATACCCAGCACGACAGCTACAGTCCAGCAGCCTCGTCGTT is part of the Micropterus dolomieu isolate WLL.071019.BEF.003 ecotype Adirondacks linkage group LG07, ASM2129224v1, whole genome shotgun sequence genome and harbors:
- the dlx1a gene encoding homeobox protein Dlx1a isoform X2; this translates as MTMTTIPESLNSPASGKTVFMEFGPTSQQMSPSSMSHGHYPMHCLHSAGHTQHDSYSPAASSFPRSLGYPYVNSVGSHSTSPYLSTVQTYQNSSALTQTRLEDAGEDLVSK